One window of the Candidatus Acidiferrales bacterium genome contains the following:
- a CDS encoding GDP-mannose 4,6-dehydratase, protein MKNVGLLSEKFWRDRPTFVTGATGLLGGWLVRRLVEWEASVTCLVRDWVPDSELVRSKLIEHVQVVRGDVRNQALLERALGESEASTVFHLAAQTIVGIASRNPVSTWDSNIRGTWSLLEACRRSPTVQQIVIASSDKAYGDWGGKPYQEGMALRAKHPYEVSKSCADLLAQSYSATFALPVCVTRCGNLYGGGDLNWNRLVPGTIRSALRNELPVIRSDGNPVRDYFYVEDAVEAYLLLAECMAGRSQLHGEVFNFSNETPVRVLDLAQRILRLMGSQLELEIQATAKQEISEQCLNAGKARAVLGWQPQFSLEDGLRETIRWYRDFLTLRGEAAREEPLVMAQRRNG, encoded by the coding sequence GTGAAGAACGTGGGATTGCTTTCAGAGAAGTTTTGGCGTGACCGCCCGACCTTTGTGACCGGCGCGACCGGCTTGCTCGGCGGATGGCTGGTGCGCCGCCTCGTGGAATGGGAAGCTTCCGTCACCTGTCTGGTGCGCGATTGGGTGCCCGACAGCGAACTCGTTCGTTCCAAACTCATCGAGCATGTCCAGGTGGTCAGGGGAGATGTCCGAAACCAGGCTTTGCTGGAGCGAGCCCTGGGAGAATCCGAGGCTTCGACCGTCTTCCATCTGGCCGCTCAGACGATCGTCGGAATCGCCAGCCGGAATCCAGTATCCACTTGGGATAGCAACATCCGCGGGACCTGGAGCTTACTCGAGGCCTGCCGCCGAAGCCCCACGGTTCAGCAGATCGTCATCGCCTCTTCGGATAAAGCCTATGGGGATTGGGGAGGAAAGCCCTACCAGGAAGGGATGGCTTTGCGGGCCAAGCACCCCTACGAGGTGAGCAAGTCTTGCGCCGACCTGCTGGCCCAGTCCTACTCCGCCACGTTTGCTCTACCTGTCTGTGTCACCCGGTGCGGAAACTTGTACGGTGGCGGCGATCTGAATTGGAACCGCCTCGTGCCCGGCACGATTCGCTCAGCGCTGCGGAATGAGCTGCCGGTGATTCGCTCGGACGGGAATCCGGTGCGGGACTACTTCTACGTGGAGGATGCCGTCGAGGCCTACCTGCTCCTGGCGGAATGCATGGCGGGTCGCAGCCAGCTCCATGGCGAGGTCTTCAACTTCTCCAATGAGACTCCGGTCCGCGTGCTCGACCTGGCCCAAAGAATCCTGAGATTGATGGGATCGCAACTCGAACTGGAGATCCAGGCCACTGCCAAGCAGGAGATCAGCGAGCAATGCCTGAATGCCGGAAAGGCCCGGGCGGTGCTCGGGTGGCAGCCGCAGTTCAGCCTGGAGGACGGTTTGCGCGAGACGATCCGCTGGTACCGCGACTTTCTGACCCTGCGGGGCGAGGCGGCACGGGAGGAACCGCTGGTCATGGCGCAGCGGCGGAACGGTTGA
- a CDS encoding FkbM family methyltransferase encodes MMNDTAYYRATSSTFNKIAWAFRRSFLGQATAPLIAQSIYKFLQTRPELILKNESLRRLGDKAQLWAVLDPRVAAIPIGFGPLRGFSILNDPSPHFPTFRVLGIEEVMNQVIFERIIRPGDVVYDLGANVGVHTLLFSRLCGPGGRVYSFEPWPENIEKLNANLRLNKIQNVEVVPCAVSSRSGLAAFRTGPDSSQGKLVDDSNEAERHRDLEVQVFTLDDFAAQAQRRPPTLLKIDIEGGEGEALRGARRVLREFRPMVICEIHDGTAAEVVRSVLGEADYEFFVLERGFRVVPTGESLPPWCHTCACPREEVNKRSSILAV; translated from the coding sequence ATGATGAACGATACTGCCTACTACCGAGCAACGTCTTCGACGTTCAACAAGATCGCCTGGGCTTTCCGACGATCTTTTCTTGGCCAGGCGACCGCGCCCCTTATCGCTCAATCGATCTACAAGTTTCTGCAAACCAGACCCGAGCTGATCTTGAAGAATGAATCGCTGCGCCGTCTGGGTGACAAAGCGCAACTCTGGGCCGTGTTGGATCCGCGGGTGGCGGCCATCCCCATTGGCTTCGGCCCGCTCCGAGGTTTCTCCATTCTCAATGACCCTTCGCCGCATTTTCCCACGTTCCGCGTCCTGGGAATCGAAGAGGTGATGAACCAAGTGATTTTTGAACGCATCATTCGTCCTGGCGACGTGGTCTATGACCTCGGGGCCAATGTGGGAGTGCACACCCTTCTGTTTTCGCGGCTCTGTGGCCCTGGCGGGAGAGTTTACTCCTTTGAACCGTGGCCCGAGAACATCGAAAAGTTAAATGCCAATTTGCGGCTCAACAAGATCCAAAACGTCGAGGTCGTTCCCTGCGCCGTGTCCAGCCGCAGCGGGCTGGCCGCGTTTCGCACCGGACCAGACAGTTCGCAAGGCAAACTGGTGGACGACTCGAACGAGGCCGAACGGCACCGAGACCTCGAGGTGCAGGTGTTCACCCTGGACGATTTTGCGGCCCAGGCCCAGCGGCGCCCTCCCACACTCCTCAAGATCGACATCGAGGGGGGTGAGGGAGAGGCGCTTCGGGGAGCACGCCGCGTGCTTCGTGAGTTCCGACCCATGGTGATTTGTGAAATTCACGATGGGACAGCCGCAGAAGTTGTGCGGTCTGTTCTCGGCGAGGCTGATTATGAATTCTTCGTGCTCGAAAGAGGATTTCGAGTCGTGCCAACGGGAGAAAGTCTGCCGCCGTGGTGTCATACGTGCGCCTGCCCCCGCGAGGAAGTCAATAAGCGGTCGAGCATCCTTGCCGTCTGA
- the rfbF gene encoding glucose-1-phosphate cytidylyltransferase, whose protein sequence is MEPKVVILCGGMGMRLREETEYRPKPLVEIGGKPILWHIMKIYAHYGFKEFVLCLGYRGNMIKEYFLNYQSLVSDFTVVLGNGRTAIQYHNDHEERNFVVSLVDTGLETLTGGRIKRIEPYIEGNTFLLTYGDGLSDLNVLELVKFHNARGKVATVTAIKPASRFGVLDLKEDGTVAGFCEKPQDTRWISGGFFVFNRKVFEYLEEDGALEKGPLEKLARNGQLVAYPHTGFWYAMDTYREYQFLNELWASGQAPWQVWERKAAAVTG, encoded by the coding sequence ATGGAACCCAAAGTTGTCATTCTGTGTGGCGGGATGGGGATGCGGCTGCGAGAGGAAACGGAATACCGGCCCAAACCGCTGGTGGAAATAGGTGGCAAGCCAATCTTGTGGCACATCATGAAAATCTACGCTCACTATGGCTTCAAGGAATTCGTCCTGTGCCTGGGCTATCGCGGAAATATGATCAAGGAATACTTCCTGAACTACCAATCCTTGGTCAGCGACTTTACCGTGGTTCTCGGAAACGGTCGAACCGCTATCCAGTATCACAATGATCATGAAGAGAGGAACTTTGTGGTCAGCCTTGTGGATACCGGCTTGGAGACTCTGACGGGAGGGCGCATCAAACGGATCGAGCCTTACATCGAAGGCAATACTTTCTTGCTGACCTACGGTGACGGCCTGAGCGACCTGAACGTTCTGGAACTGGTGAAGTTCCACAACGCACGGGGAAAAGTCGCCACCGTTACGGCCATCAAGCCAGCCTCACGCTTTGGCGTCCTCGATCTCAAAGAAGACGGCACCGTGGCTGGATTCTGCGAAAAGCCGCAAGACACTCGGTGGATCAGCGGAGGCTTCTTCGTTTTTAACCGCAAAGTGTTTGAGTATCTGGAGGAGGACGGCGCTTTGGAAAAAGGCCCCCTGGAGAAGCTGGCGAGGAATGGTCAGCTCGTGGCGTATCCACACACGGGCTTCTGGTACGCCATGGACACCTATCGCGAGTACCAGTTTCTCAACGAATTGTGGGCGAGTGGACAAGCCCCCTGGCAGGTTTGGGAGAGAAAGGCGGCAGCGGTAACCGGCTAG
- a CDS encoding glycosyltransferase family 4 protein encodes MKISLLILDLTFNGGAPRQLLLLAKWLQEFGHKVTVYAYRYNPSRCYPDLTTSLDIRCVERLAPDWVPPRTNLPHRRLFYAAKRHLYESRKLAHLIEDPGDLLNTHTRAANAAALYCKRKTGVPIVWMCNDARNWEQPGYRPYSPPWLQWPVDRVMGYVQKRIVRQIDQVVVLDEKVKRAIENFYHRPAQVIRSGIDTRAFGERPQGRAKIRQRHGIPSDSFLLLWLGILEPHRRIEDVLEAMRILRQHRDDVRFMIVGLGSVAPHYVRRLRQFVADHQLEKVVSFLLQSVPDEELPDYYSACDAYVYPCENQAWGIAVLEAMACGRPVIVSRAVGVEEVLKDGETALLVPGRNPGAIMRAVAELANIPDRRNKIARQGREHVQRHFSWEKYSLEMLRVFEQTSGKTEIQEQEVLA; translated from the coding sequence TTGAAAATTTCCTTGCTCATTCTCGATTTGACATTCAACGGAGGTGCGCCAAGGCAACTTCTGCTCCTGGCCAAATGGCTTCAGGAGTTTGGGCACAAAGTGACGGTCTATGCCTACCGCTATAACCCCTCCCGATGCTATCCCGATCTCACGACCTCGCTCGATATCCGGTGTGTGGAAAGACTTGCGCCGGATTGGGTGCCCCCGAGAACGAATCTTCCTCATCGTCGTCTTTTCTACGCCGCTAAGAGGCACCTCTATGAAAGTAGGAAACTGGCCCATTTGATCGAGGATCCTGGAGACCTGTTAAACACCCACACGAGGGCAGCGAACGCCGCCGCCTTGTATTGCAAGCGCAAAACCGGTGTGCCGATTGTGTGGATGTGCAACGATGCCCGCAACTGGGAGCAACCCGGATACCGGCCTTATTCCCCTCCGTGGCTCCAGTGGCCCGTCGATCGCGTGATGGGATACGTGCAAAAACGAATCGTGCGGCAGATCGATCAGGTGGTTGTCCTGGACGAAAAAGTAAAACGGGCGATTGAAAACTTCTATCACCGTCCCGCCCAGGTGATCCGAAGCGGCATTGATACGCGCGCATTTGGCGAAAGGCCACAAGGTCGAGCCAAGATACGGCAAAGGCACGGTATCCCGAGTGATTCCTTCCTCTTGCTTTGGCTCGGCATCCTGGAACCGCATAGGCGTATTGAAGATGTCCTGGAAGCCATGCGTATCCTGAGACAACACCGTGATGATGTCCGATTCATGATCGTGGGCCTGGGCAGCGTTGCTCCTCATTATGTCCGGCGCCTTCGTCAGTTCGTTGCCGACCATCAACTGGAGAAAGTGGTGAGCTTTTTGCTCCAAAGCGTGCCCGATGAAGAGCTGCCGGACTACTATTCGGCCTGCGATGCCTACGTCTATCCGTGCGAAAACCAGGCGTGGGGCATAGCCGTTCTCGAGGCCATGGCTTGCGGCAGACCGGTCATTGTCTCGCGCGCTGTTGGAGTGGAAGAGGTGCTCAAAGATGGAGAAACGGCACTGCTCGTGCCAGGCCGGAACCCGGGCGCGATCATGCGCGCGGTGGCCGAGCTGGCCAATATCCCGGACCGGCGCAACAAGATTGCCCGGCAGGGGAGAGAACACGTGCAGCGGCACTTTTCTTGGGAGAAGTATTCGCTGGAGATGCTGAGAGTCTTCGAGCAGACCAGCGGCAAAACGGAGATTCAGGAGCAAGAGGTATTGGCGTAG
- a CDS encoding class I SAM-dependent methyltransferase — MRQKVTTRQTCRSCGAASLVTVLELGDHYVSNFVESSDGQQLPRAPLELILCQQCSLLQLRHTTPSEWLYRQYWYKSGVNASMRAALADVAARAEEVAGVRPGSSVLDIGCNDGTLLRSYRTPGIRRVGFEPAENLVREAEDGTERIINDFFHAAAVAGEKFRVITSIAMFYDLEHPNAFVADVVRCLDEEGVWVIQMSYLPLMLSQNAFDNICHEHLEYYSLTSLRPLVERHRLALLDVETNDVNGGSFRIYVTHAGSRLKAREGAGDRLQRMLSEEARLGLTERRVYEEFAQRVSRIRDKVCRFVRAEVRKGKKVSVYGASTKGNTLLQYFGLDRTVIQAAAERNPDKWGKRTVGTWIPIVAEEEARRNSDWFLVLPWHFIDEFQTRESAFLARGGKLLIPLPAPCILDAKGRTELMEGRRNQGKSEPASTGVGRER; from the coding sequence ACGGGCAGCAGTTGCCGAGAGCTCCGCTGGAACTGATCCTCTGCCAACAGTGCAGCCTGCTCCAGTTGCGGCACACCACTCCCTCCGAGTGGTTGTACCGCCAGTATTGGTACAAGTCCGGCGTCAATGCCTCCATGCGAGCGGCCCTCGCTGACGTCGCCGCCAGGGCCGAGGAGGTGGCCGGGGTGCGACCGGGTTCGAGTGTGCTCGACATCGGGTGCAATGACGGCACGCTACTCCGCTCCTACCGTACGCCGGGCATCCGGAGGGTCGGCTTCGAGCCGGCCGAAAATCTCGTCCGGGAAGCAGAAGACGGAACCGAGCGAATCATCAACGACTTTTTCCATGCGGCCGCCGTCGCCGGAGAGAAGTTCAGAGTCATCACCTCCATCGCCATGTTTTATGACCTGGAGCATCCAAACGCTTTCGTCGCCGACGTGGTCCGCTGCCTGGATGAAGAAGGCGTTTGGGTCATCCAGATGAGCTACCTGCCCCTCATGCTCTCCCAAAACGCCTTCGATAACATCTGCCACGAGCATCTGGAGTATTACTCGCTGACTTCTCTCCGTCCGCTGGTCGAACGCCACCGTCTGGCACTGCTCGATGTCGAAACAAACGACGTCAACGGCGGAAGTTTTCGGATCTACGTGACGCATGCCGGTTCCCGGTTGAAAGCTCGGGAAGGGGCCGGCGATCGACTGCAAAGGATGCTCTCTGAGGAAGCTCGCCTGGGCTTGACCGAGCGTCGAGTTTACGAAGAGTTTGCCCAACGTGTCTCGCGTATCCGTGACAAAGTGTGCCGCTTCGTTCGAGCGGAGGTGCGAAAGGGAAAAAAGGTATCCGTTTACGGAGCCTCCACAAAAGGGAACACCCTGCTGCAGTACTTCGGACTTGACCGCACGGTGATTCAGGCGGCTGCCGAGCGGAATCCCGACAAGTGGGGCAAGCGCACCGTCGGGACCTGGATCCCCATTGTCGCCGAGGAAGAGGCCCGCCGGAATAGCGATTGGTTCTTGGTCCTGCCCTGGCACTTCATCGACGAGTTTCAAACCCGCGAGAGCGCCTTTCTCGCTCGTGGAGGCAAACTTCTCATCCCGCTTCCCGCGCCGTGCATTCTCGACGCGAAAGGGAGGACGGAACTGATGGAGGGAAGACGAAACCAGGGCAAAAGCGAGCCCGCCTCGACGGGAGTTGGCCGGGAGCGCTAG